A single region of the Drosophila gunungcola strain Sukarami unplaced genomic scaffold, Dgunungcola_SK_2 000055F, whole genome shotgun sequence genome encodes:
- the LOC128264055 gene encoding E3 SUMO-protein ligase ZBED1-like, with the protein MERFLKKGTRRRSATPTAPSPNKQDCDCTSTDSEKDVLPESQKNSKRSKISTVWKYFKRSDDKKLAKCLDCGKEYKTSGNTSNLRDHIKRFHPSLEPDSNTTAVKRNDTASTSSSCRSSVNSVASLFKRAVLYESNSKRKTDIDNALTEMVAKDVQPYNIVENEGFIKYSQVLDPRYKLPSKTYLRDVLMSNLYKETSAKLSLIFQEVTDVSITCDLWTSSANDSFLTVTSHFVHNYELKTASLATKKLLNVTNHCSQNIADTLRNILIDWNIFNKTVCIVTDNASSMLKACAILQIQNLPCFAHTINLVVQDALRVDDAVIKNLFTKCKSIVRFFKQSPIANENLN; encoded by the exons atggaacgctttttaaaaaaag GTACACGTCGGAGGTCCGCAACACCTACTGCGCCAAGTCCAAACAAACAGGACTGTGATTGCACCAGCACGGACTCTGAAAAAGATGTTCTCCCCGAAAGCCAAAAGAACTCTAAAAGGAGTAAAATATCAACTGTTTGGAAGTATTTTAAGAGGTCCGACGACAAAAAACTTGCCAAATGCCTTGACTGTGGCAAGGAATATAAAACAAGCGGCAATACATCAAACTTGCGCGACCATATAAAAAGGTTTCATCCCAGCTTGGAACCGGACTCTAACACAACAGCTGTAAAAAGGAACGACACTGCGTCTACAAGCAGCAGTTGCAGATCGAGTGTGAACTCTGTGGCTTCCTTGTTCAAAAGAGCTGTCCTGTACGAGTCGAATTCTAAGCGAAAGACCGACATCGACAATGCATTGACAGAAATGGTCGCTAAAGATGTACAGCCATACAACATTGTGGAAAACGAAGGTTTTATCAAATACAGTCAGGTATTGGATCCTCGTTATAAATTGCCAAGCAAGACATACTTGCGTGATGTGCTTATGTCCAATCTGTACAAGGAAACCTCTGCCAAATTGTCATTGATATTTCAAGAAGTGACGGATGTATCAATAACTTGTGATTTGTGGACATCGAGTGCCAATGACAGTTTTTTGACGGTGACGAGTCATTTTGTTCATAACTATGAACTAAAAACAGCATCCTTGGCTACAAAAAAACTGTTAAATGTAACAAATCACTGTTCGCAAAACATTGCAGATACTTTGCGAAATATTCTAATTGATtggaacatttttaataagacCGTGTGCATTGTAACTGATAATGCCAGCTCCATGCTTAAAGCATGTGCAATATTGCAAATTCAAAATCTGCCATGCTTTGCGCACACAATCAACTTAGTTGTGCAAGATGCATTAAGAGTTGATGACGCagtcataaaaaatttatttaccaaGTGCAAATCAATAGttagatttttcaaacaaagcCCGATTgctaatgaaaatttaaattag